The Mauremys reevesii isolate NIE-2019 linkage group 13, ASM1616193v1, whole genome shotgun sequence genome contains a region encoding:
- the LOC120380083 gene encoding olfactory receptor 287-like, with the protein MVKGNQTNVREFILLGFPGSRYVQISLFLLFLFMYLLTLMGNITIISLVGTHRRLHTPMYFFLCNLSFLDIWFTTGYIPKTLALLVSQSKTISFSSCLLQMYFVFSLGCTEYLLLAVMAYDRYLAICHPLRYSSIMNSTLSIQLALGSWASRFLTISLLAFLITRLSFCDSAIINHFFCDVDSWIKLSCTDTRLVEMVYITICFIVVLGSCAIILVSYIYIISTVLRIPSAQAWQKAFSTCSAHLTVVVIWYGCSIFLYVKPSKQNSLEMNKVVTLLNTIMTPLLNPFIYTLRNKDIKEILRKAFSRK; encoded by the coding sequence ATGGTGAAGGGAAATCAGACCAATGTGAGGGAATTTATTCTGCTGGGGTTCCCTGGCTCTCGGTATGTGCAGATCTCTCTCTTCCTGCTTTTCTTGTTCATGTACCTCCTGACGCTGATGGGAAACATCACCATCATCTCCTTAGTGGGGACTCACCGCCGCCTGCACACCCCGATGTATTTCTTTCTCTGCAATCTCTCCTTCTTAGACATTTGGTTCACTACGGGGTACATTCCCAAAACTCTTGCTCTCCTAGTGTCCCAAAGCAAAACCATTTCCTTCTCCAGTTGCCTCCTGCAGATGTACTTTGTCTTCTCCCTCGGCTGCACCGAATATCTACTTCTGGCCGTTATGGCCTATGATCGCTATCTGGCCATATGTCACCCATTGCGTTATAGCTCCATCATGAACAGCACTTTGTCCATTCAGCTGGCTCTTGGATCATGGGCAAGTAGGTTCTTGACTATTTCTTTGCTGGCGTTTCTGATCACCAGGTTGTCCTTCTGTGACTCTGCCATCatcaaccatttcttctgtgatgtAGATTCTTGGATAAAGCTGTCCTGCACAGACACACGCCTCGTTGAGATGGTGTATATTACTATCTGCTTTATTGTTGTCCTTGGGTCCTGTGCCATCATCCTGGTCTCCTACATTTACATCATCTCCACAGTCCTGAGAATCCCATCTGCCCAAGCCtggcaaaaggccttttccacttgCTCTGCCCATCTCACCGTTGTGGTTATATGGTACGGCTGCTCCATCTTTCTGTATGTCAAACCATCCAAGCAGAACTCACTGGAAATGAACAAAGTTGTCACCCTCTTGAATACTATCATGACACCATTGCTTAATCCTTTCATTTACACGTTAAGGAACAAAGACATTAAAGAAATCTTGAGAAAGGCATTCAGtaggaaatag
- the LOC120381121 gene encoding olfactory receptor 6F1-like, which yields MFHSGCIHRTATHTGEHPMVKGNQTNVREFILLGFPGSRYVQISLFLLFLFMYLLTLMGNITIISLVGTHRRLHTPMYFFLCNLSFVDIWFTTGYIPKTLALLVSQSKTISFSSCLLQMYFVYSLGCTEYLLLAVMAYDRYLAICHPLRYSAIMNSTLSIQLALGSWASSFLTTAVLAFLVTGLSFCDSTIINHFFCDVDSWIKLSCTDTHLVEMVYIIICFIVVLGSCAIILVSYIYIISTVLRIPSAQAWQKAFSTCSAHLTVVVIWYGCSIFLYVKPSKQNSLEMNKVVTLLNTIMTPLLNPFIYTLRNKDIKEILRKAFSRT from the exons ATGTTTCATTCAGGATGCATCCACAGAACTGCCACCCACACA GGAGAGCACCCAATGGTGAAGGGAAATCAGACCAACGTGAGGGAATTTATTCTGCTGGGGTTCCCTGGCTCTCGGTATGTGCAGATCTCTCTCTTCCTGCTTTTCTTGTTCATGTACCTCCTGACGCTGATGGGAAACATCACCATCATCTCCTTAGTGGGGACTCACCGCCGCCTGCACACTCCGatgtatttcttcctctgcaATCTCTCCTTCGTAGACATCTGGTTCACTACGGGGTACATTCCCAAAACTCTTGCTCTCCTAGTGTCCCAAAGCAAAACCATTTCCTTCTCCAGTTGTCTCCTGCAGATGTACTTTGTCTACTCCCTCGGTTGCACTGAATATCTACTTCTGGCCGTCATGGCCTATGATCGCTATCTGGCCATATGTCACCCATTGCGCTATAGCGCCATCATGAACAGCACTTTGTCCATTCAGCTGGCTCTTGGATCATGGGCAAGTAGCTTCCTGACTACTGCTGTGCTGGCATTTCTGGTCACCGGGTTGTCCTTCTGTGACTCTACCATCatcaaccatttcttctgtgatgtAGATTCTTGGATAAAGCTGTCCTGCACAGACACGCACCTTGTTGAGATGGTGTATATTATTATCTGTTTTATTGTCGTCCTTGGGTCCTGTGCCATCATCCTGGTCTCCTACATTTACATCATCTCCACCGTCCTGAGAATCCCATCTGCCCAAGCCtggcaaaaggccttttccacttgCTCTGCCCATCTCACTGTTGTGGTTATATGGTACGGCTGCTCCATCTTTCTGTATGTCAAACCATCCAAACAGAACTCACTGGAAATGAACAAAGTTGTCACCCTCTTGAACACTATCATGACACCATTGCTTAATCCTTTCATTTACACGCTAAGAAATAAAGACATTAAAGAAATCTTGAGAAAGGCATTCAGTaggacatag